The Musa acuminata AAA Group cultivar baxijiao chromosome BXJ2-2, Cavendish_Baxijiao_AAA, whole genome shotgun sequence genome contains the following window.
TGGGGAGATAATGCTGCTTGTGCAGAAGAAGTATGGAGCTTACAGAAACCAAGAGTTGATTATTTGAGAATTTTTGAAAGTATTGCATTCGCCAAGATaccataagaagaaaaaaaaataaaaatggaggATAAAAGTTAGAAACACATTTTATTGGGTTATCCAAAGAATTCAAATGACTATAAACTCTACAATTCTATCATagataaagttgtgatgtcaagaaaCGTTGAATTTGATGAGTAACAGATTTGGAACTTGAAAAACGATGAGCAGTATGAGAAAGCTATAGCTTCAGAAGAAgatataatacaagcaaacaCTAAAGTGGTTTTACCGGAATCATCACCTATATTAACTAGGTCACATGATTTAAGAAGTCCGAttttatgaaagataagatcgattcaggagctatatgatgtgacttgaaggattgatactaataataataaacttttttttattttatcgttTTAcaagatatgatccattaacctttgaAGAAGTTTGTAGGGAAGAAAAATGgagacaagctatgaatgaagagattcgtgctattaacaaaaataatatgggAGCTTACTATACTTTCAGAAGACCACCAAGTGATCGgtgttaaataaaattttaaaataaaaaaaaaatacaaaagagaGATTCATTACATCAAAATACATGTTAATTTCATCAAAAGATagattcattgcatcaagagggagattcattacatcaagagaaaaaaatagattaaatatcTATGAAAGGACAAGTCAAATTGGCTAAAggatttcttgaaagagaataatatattttaaataaaattaatgtaatatatctttgtggactatataaacccccatATATTGGGTCATGAAACAACATATAAAGTTTTAAAGTTGTAAAAAATTAtgtgtaaaatataaaatatcttatCTTGTTTTACTCTTCCTTTGTATGATAACTCTATCCTTTGTCCtaccaagttcaacaataatatcaaGATACATGCTATCGATCTACATTTCTTTCTAAGAGTTCATTCATGTTCTTGCATGACATTTTAGCAAATGTCATGTTGTAGGTTCCATGCAACTGGAAGCACAGCTTGCGTTAAAGTTTACATGCATCCATGTTCTTTGTAAGGACATAGTCGTACCCTGCATCACTTGAACCATGACACCAGATCACCCAATCAATCCGGTGAAGTGAAAATGGTTACGTAGCAGCCTTTTGTTCCTGCATGGAAGTTTTTTTGAAATGGCTTACTGCGAATCCTAAGCGCCGATGCAAAGCCAAAGAGTAGACTATTAGGCTTGAATTGGTGTCCAACTTGATATATATTAATCTCAATTAGTTTGAATCAAACTTATAATTATATGATATCAAATACAATGAGcaagatcttatttttttatGGGAGAAAGTTTTTCCACTGTATCAGAAAGCAATTCCTGTAAGCATAAAAAGTATCAGAAAAGGACCACGTAATAACATTATTTAGATGATCATCCCCATTCCTCACAGAAATAAGTAGCAGCAGGAACTAGGAACTAATAGACTACAGTTTGTTCTCAACATTTTGATCGGTGTCAGTCGTCAGAATACAGAATACAAGCAGAACATAACGATGAGAAAGACAGGATGAATATGCTGGAAGAGAAGAACATATCTGACTACTATCTTCTACGAAACCGGGGATCAAGTCCGTCAaccaaaaaagggaaaagaaaggaaGGTGTTCATGGAGTTGGTGCATGAATAAGATCCACATGCATCGATTCCTCAATCCATAAATATGGATTACATATAGCTCCATTACAATCACAGACAAACAAGACGTACAAATATTGCGGTCGTAAGTAGTTATCGATTATACTATCCGTTCTATCAGCCTTTTTATTCGTCGTTCGATAAATATAGATCCACATGCAGCTCCATTCCGTTCACGGTTACACCAGCCGTAGAAAACGTCGTGATTGACTTCGATCATTTCCAAGTCTTTCTCCACTAGGATTTTAATCTTTTGCGCCATTGTCGTCTATAAATACCACAACCCTAAAGCTCTCTCTGCCACAAAGCATACGGCACATCTAGGGTTCAAGAGAAAGAATCAAACGAGAGAATGAGGTCCTCAAACTATGCTTCAGCTTTGGTCTGTGTTATGGCCATAGCCATGGCCTACACCACCTTAGCGCAAAACTCCCCCCGAGACTTCGTGGACGCCCACAACACGGCCCGGGCGGCCGTCGGCGTCGGCCCTGTGTCCTGGGACGATAAGGTCACCGCGTACGCGGAGAACTACGCCAAACAGCGCATCGGCGACTGCCAGCTCGTGCACTCCCACGGGCCTTACGGGGAGAACCTCTTCTGGGGCAGCAACACGGACTACACCGGAATCGACGCCGTCAAAAGCTGGGTCGACGAGAAGCAGTACTACGACCACAACAGCAACTCGTGCGCCGACGGCCAGGTCTCCGGCCACTACACGCAGGTGGTGTGGCGGGACTCGAAGACCATCGGGTGTGCCCGGGCACAGTGCGACAACGGCGGCATCTTTATCATCTGCAACTACAACCCAGAGGGCAACATCGAGGGGCAGAGCCCTTACTGAGACTGCCCCATCTTACCTTCTTCTTACATATTTCTACAAGTTTGCATGTGAAATAAGGCCGGAGTCCGTCTGCTGTGTTCTGTAAGAACATGGTGTATGAGTACGTATAGGCAATGTTCCAAAACACGCATCAGGCCGGAGTACGTCTGCAGTGTTCTGTAAGAACATGGTGTATGAGTACGTATCGGCAATGTTCCAAAACACGCATCTTTATGATTCACGAATAAAATTCATGTCTTCCAATGACTTTTTGGGATCCAAGAGGATTAATGCATGCATTCATGCAGTATGTGTTCAGGTTCACGTGATTTGCAAGGAATTTGCTTATCACAGTCATTCACTAATTCTACTTCCTTGCTTCTCCGACTTGGTAACATGGAAGGAGACACCAACATCAAGTTGGAAATATGCTCAGACCACAACATTAAGTTACAGAATCAACTGCTGCTAAGTAGCTCATCTTCCGTTGGTGATGATATTTCATTGCAATTTGGAAATAAAACTCATGCTGTTTCTGAAAGATGGAAAAACAGGGGAAAACTATCCTATTTCTTATAACTCATACGTTGTAATGTTGGATTTACTTTTTGAAACTGaaattttctttaaaaatatttttagtagTTAATAAGGGTAGGATAGCTCTTTTGAAAACAAAAtgttatctaatttttttttaattagagtgctaaaattcttaaatttagagttttttagtttttatttttttattttagaattcGCCATGAAATATGTATGGATAATTGTGGAAGGAAGAAGAATTAACGAATAAGTGTGATGAGCAAAGTAGCAGCTGTCCTTGCAACGTGAAACGTAACATATACTTCATCGATGCGTTCCTCTTTGACCCCAAAATCAATTCAAAGACATGAACTAATCCGTGAAATAATATAACCATGCATGTTTGAGTACATTAATTGCCTACGTATTCATGCACCATGTTCATACAGAACACGGCAGACATACTCGGGGCTTTATTTCACATGCATGCTCGTAGCCATTGCTTCTCTCAACAATTTTACAGGGAAGAAGATATGGTGGTCTCAGTAAGGGGGCTCTCCCACGATGTTGCCCTCTGGGTTGTAGTTGCATATGATATAGATGCCGTCGTTGTagctgatgagggtaataattgtgATAAGACTCACGTGACATCAGCTGCATCAGGTGACGCACCTCGCCTCTGTCAACTTGATGAGCCACTTGGTCAACGTCGGACCAAGTACACCATTGGAACGACGAAATCATTGTCTAATGATgatatatcatcaaccatctagcattccttgagtggatcaatcaatgaactcattctctaattagTACTTGCACTGTAACATTAATGTCCCCATACGAGTAGCTATTAGACTacctacctccatcatatagatgggcatACAACATACATGTGACGTGACtcgcattctttttgcttattattattatgatattttctcactttatatatatatatatatatatatatatatatcactcacGTAATTTACTTATaggacacctataactagcagtgCCTATACTTAATCATGGGGTGATATGATGGGGTGAGATTGTTactactaggtcctataaataggatcatagttcatgaagcaagatggAGTGTGTGCATTTAGGAATATCTTGAAAGTATTCTATGTCTTACCTATTGTTTAATACTATATCGGTtttcttgattaaaaatattctttttaattgcatcgtaggattatgtttttatcatttccttactcctccatccccaacattgtTGACCTAGCTGTTGACGACGTCGACTACAATGAAGTCGGCGCCGGAGCCCTAGAAGAGGTTCTCCTCGTAAGGCCCGTCGGAGTGCATGAACTAGCAGTCGCTTATGTGATGGTTGGCATAGTTTTGTGCGTATGCAATGATGTTGTCATCTCACGACACAGGGCCAACACCACCGATTGCCCCGGTCGAGTTTGGGCATCCACAAAGTCTTTGGGGGAGTTCTACGCTAGGGTGGTGTAGGCCATGGCCAAGGTCTTAGCACACACTAAAGCTGAAGTGTAATTTGCTAACCTCATTATTTCTTCTTCTCACTCCAAATGGGATAATAAAAATTTTGCAGGGAGAGCATTAGGGTTGTGGCATTTATCATCGATAAACGATGTAGAAATCAAGATCTATGTGGGCAAATGCTTTGAGTAGTGATAGTGTCATGAGAATCGTTGACTGGTAAGTCGACACAGTTGGTTCACTATTGAAGGTGTAAGTTTATCCTTATGTTATCCTCCATGTTGATGTGGGAGTGCTGACATGGCAAACTGGCATAGGAGGTTATCAAGAGAGGCGGTTCGCTAAGGTCGATCTAGCCTAAAAGTAGTGAGAATGGGTAGAGGAATTAGGATTTGCTCAACTATGAGGTCCTCTCTTCGGACGGATGGGCTGTCCTTTGGTTGAAGGGTTGCCTCGTGACCGTGAGGTTGCGCATAGCAACGAAGTCATCTCCTGACCACCAGTGGTTCTATACAACAGGTCTATGCTGGGAGCTTCCAAGCTCGACCCCTCCGATACTTAAGTTAGCGAATGGTGGATATGGAAGAAGACAATAATATCATGTGTGTAAATGAAAGAGTAAAGAGGTTATTACCTACTCGACTCCCCTAACGTCTGCTCGAGATTAGTTTATATATCTCTCTACAAATTGATCGTCCGTAGGTCTTTAACATCCGTTGATATTTTAAACAACAAAGATGTTGGCTCGTTGGCTGAGAGGTTGCGTTGGTGCCAAGAGTTGAGATGCAGTGAATGATGttgatccggaaagctctttacaGGTTTATCTTCATGCGCAAGTCAACGTGGATCATACAATATAAATAACGTGAAAGCTGGCAACTTTTGCGAATCTCATGCAATCTTCTTAGCGACAATGTTTTATGGCATGGATATTCTCTCGGTAATTCACGGATGCTAATGCGTACAGCAGCAGCCAACTCTTTCGCCTTGTATACCGAACGCGAATTAATTAGCTTCaatttgcctttgagaatttgagTTGCGTTTccgaaggagaaagagaaagaaaagaagagttGACGCCATCGATAATTGGCCTAAAGTGGCGGACCTCAACTTGACAAGATCGATAACGTTTCCTTGAAGCATCCTTTCTGTCCGGGCAAATTGGGACGCCGGTCAAATGCAGAAACGTCACGCGATTTGAGTTTAGAATGGGAAACCAAATAACCAAATCGGGTTGGCTCCACAATCGCCATCAAATGATGTCATGATGAATGGTATCGATCTACATCTTCTTTCTAAACGTGCCTTCATGTTCTTTAACATTTTAGCTTTTGTCATGAAGTAAGGTTCCATGCATCTGGAAGCGCATCCATGTTCTTTGTATGGACATGGTCATACCCTGCATCACTTGAACCATGACACCAGATCACGCAATCAATCCAGTGACGTGAAAATGGTTTCGTAGCAGCCTTTTGTTCCTGCTTCGAAGTTTCTTCGAAATGGCTTACTGCGAATCCATCTTCTACCGAATGCAAGGCCAAAGAGTAGACCACTAGGATTGTCCATATCTTAGAAGTTAGGTTTTTAGATTGAATTGGTGTCCGACTTGATATATATTAATCTTAATTAGTTTGAATCAAACTTATCATTATCTGATATCGAATTCAATGAGCAAGATCTTGTTTTTTATTGGAGGAAGATTTCTCACTATATTTCTGAGTTAGGTTCGTATCGGTGTCAGCCCTTGGAATACAGAATACAAGCATAGGATAACGATGAGAAAGATAGAGGATGAAGATGCTGGAAGAGAAGAACATATCTGACTACTATCTTCTACGAAGACCGGGGATCGAGTCCGTCAACAtaaaaaacaaaggaaaaggaAGGTGTTCATGGAGTTGGTGCATGAATAAGATCCACTTGCATCGATTCCTCAATCCATAAATATGGATTACATATAGCTCCATTACAATCACAGACAAACAAGGCGTGCAAATATGGCTGTCGTAAGTAGTTATCAATTATAATAACCGTTCTATCATTCTTTTTATTCGTCGATCGATAAATATAGATCACATGCGGCTACATTCCGCTCACGGTTACACCAACCGTAGAAAACGTCGTTGTTGAGTTCGATCATTTCCAAGTCTTCCTCCACTTGGATCTTAATCTTTTGCGCCATTCGTCGTCTATAAATACCACAACCCTAAAGCTCTCTCTGCAACAAAGCATATAGCACATCTAGGGTTCAAGAGAGAGATACAAACGAGAGAATGAGGTCGGCGAATTACGCTTCGGCTTTGGTGTGTGCTATGGCCTTGGCCATGGCCTGCACCATCCTCGCGCAGAACTCCCCCCAAGACTTCGTGGACGCCCACAACTCGGCCCGGGCGGACGTCGGCGTTGGCCCCGTGTCGTGGGACGACAACGTCGCCGCGTACGCGCAGAACTACGCCAACGAGCGCATCGGCGACTGCCAGCTCGTGCACTCCGGCGGGCCTTATGGGGAGAACATCTTCTGGGGCTCCGGCGCCGACTTCACCGCAGCCGACGCCGTCAACAGCTGGGTCGACGAGAAGCAGTACTACGACTACGACAGCAACTCGTGCGCTGACGGCCAGGTCTGCGGCCACTACACGCAGGTGGTGTGGCGGGACTCGACGGCCATCGGCTGTGCTCGGGTGCAGTGCAACAGCGGCGCCATCTTCATCATCTGCAACTACAACCCAGCGGGCAACATCGTGGGGGAGCGCCCTTACTGAGACTGCTCCATCTTACCTTCTTCTTACATATATCTACAAGTTTGAATGTGAAATAAGGCCGGAGTACGTCTGCAGTGTTCTGTAAGAACATGGTGTATGAGTACGTATCGGCAATGTTCCAAAACACGCATCTTTATGATTCACGAATAAAATTCATGTCTTCCAATGACTTTTTGGTGTATGAGTAAGTCTGCAGTGTTCTCTAGCCATCGAGGCCTACTTGCATATGCAAAGGGGGGTAATTGTTGGGGTCAACCCATGCATAAAGGCACAAGCAACCAGGAGAGACGAGGAGCGATCGATGGGGTTAACTTACACACATAGATGCTAGTGGTCAAGGGAGAGGAAGGGATGACCGTCGAGACTAACTCATGCTTAGAGGCATAGGCAATAAAGGGGGGTGACCGAGGCAGTCAACCCCGATGTGCCTAAAGCCACAGGTGACCAAGGGAGGACGGTTGGCGGGCGGAGAGTAGTAGTTAACAAGGGTAGGATAgctcttttgaaaaaaaaaaaatgctatctaatttatttttaaaaaaaattagagtgctaaaattcttaaatttagagtttttttttattttttttattttttatttgagaaTTCGCCATGAAATATGTATGGATAATTGTGGAAGGAAGAAGAATTAGCGAATAAGTGTGATGAGCAAAGTAGCAGCTGTCCTTGCAACCTGAAACTGAACATATACTTCATCGATGCGTTCCTCTTTGACCCCAAAAGCCATTCAAAGACATGAACTAATACGTGAAATAATATAACCATGCATGTTTGAGTACATTAATTGCCAACGTATTCATGCACCATGTTCTTACAGAACACGGCAGTCATACTCGGGGCTTTATTTCACATGCATGCTCGTAGCTATAGCTTCCCTCAACAATGTTACAGGGAAGAAGATAGGGTGATCTCAGTAAGGGCGCTCCCCCACGATGTTGCCCGCCGGGTTGTAGTTGCAGATGATGAAGATGGCGCCGCTGTCGCACTGCACCCGAGCACAGCCGATGGCCGTCGAGTCCCGCCACACCACCTGCGTGTAGTGGCCGCAGACCTGGCCGTCAGCGCACGAGTTGCTGTCGTAGTCGTAGTACTGCTTCTCGCCGACCCAGCTGTTGACGGCGTCGGCTGCGGTGAAGTCGGCGCCGGAGCCCCAGAAGAGGTTCTCCCCGTAAGGCCCGCCGGAGTGCACGAGCTGGCAGTCGCCGATGCGCTGGTTGGCGTAGTTCTGCGCGTACGCGACGACGTTGTCGTCTCACGACACAGGGCCAACACCAACGATCACCCGGGCCGAGTTGTGGGCGTCCACGAAGTCTTGGGGCGAGTTCTGCGCGAGGGTGGTGCAGGCCATGGCCAAGGCCATAGCACACACCAAAGCCGAAGCGTAATTTGCCGACCTCAttatctcttcctctctctcactCTAGATGGGATAAACGTTTTGTGGCAAGGAGAGCGTTGGGGTTGTGGTATTTATTGACGATGAACGGTGCAGAAATCAACATCTATGTGGACAAAAGCTTTGAGTAGAATCGTCAAAGTAGATCGCCAGTTTTTTCTACAGCTGATTTGTCGATTGTATGTTTGCATTGATTGATCTAGAAGATAGACGAAGAACAGTATTGATCTTATCAACGTAAGTCTATGCGAACCATTTTTTAGGTTTTGGAGGCGACTTCTACATCCCTAACCAACAAGAAGTTACAGCTTGACTTGTCATAAATGCAGAGTCATGGAAGGAGGACGTGAAGCGATTGATAATTTTCAGTATAAGAGAAAATGACTTCAGCACATTCCTGTCGTTGGGATTggtaaataatattttatgattttttggagaaaatttttataaatgaagaaaattcgagaaaaataaaatttagtttatttttttataaatatatatctatatttttataGAGGAGAGCAGGACGAATATTTTAGGCGTTCTTGAGTTTTTCTCTAATATTTCTAGAAAGTGAGTTCTCTAGGATTTCTAGATAGAacgaaagaaaatatataaattattcgaGATTTATATAAGGGGGCATATATAGAGATTATGCTTGAGTGAGAGTTGTTAAATCATGTTAAATATTACTTTAATTTTCTATCGATCTCTACAATTTCTAATAATCCGAGAAGTCCTCTCTCCATTTCCAACACTTGGATATACCTGCTTTTAAGGCAGTAGTGTCTTGTATTTACCCGATGACTCTCATGTCTGCCCTTAAAACTCTTTTACTTACTGACATTAACATGCTTCAAGAATCCATTGTGAAGTTAGAATCACATGTGACAGACATGTACTTCTCTCCCAACATCTTCGGGTGTTTCTTCTCGTCTTGCGCGATTCATGGAGATAAACGCCGCGCATCGCAGTTGAGTCCTTCGTCTTGCGTACGTGATCCGTGGCAACGTCATGCATCACACCACGGTGCCCATCTCGTGCTACTCGTCACCGACCTGCCTGATGCACATCTGGAAATGCATATGTACCCTAATCTAGCTTAATTAAATCGGACAAGAAGTAATGTGTGTGGCGACTCCAAACTCTAAAACCTATGCTCGAGTCATGACTCGCCAACCCAAGTCAACTCAAGTCGTCGCAAGTGGCGAGATCCGTCCAGAACGTCGGCCCGTTGTTTCCATCACCAGTCAATACCAGTTCAGACACGATTCACATCGACTCTTGCGTGCGTCGCCTGGAACGGAAATATCTCAGACGAGTTCACAAGAAAATAGTAGTATAAGaaatttgattcctttatgataagccaagggtataatagaaccacatttgatcattgtgtatgtacgaagaaattttcagatgatgtttttattattcttttgttatatattgatgatatgctgatttttGGCTATAATGCTAGTAAAATTGAAAAGATTAaatgagagctaagtaagtcttttgtcatGAAACAAATACTTAGCATGAATATTCTTCatgatagaaagaaaagaaagatttgactatctcacgagatttacattgaaaaggttcttgaaagatttaaTATGAGTAAAGCTAAAGTAGTTTGTtatccacttgtaggtcatttaaagcttagtttgaaacaatatcctacaagtgagaaagaaaaaaaaaatgtccagagtgccttactcatctgtagtaggcagtttgatgtatgctacggtttgtactaggccagatatagctttgGAGTTGTTAGTCGATTTCTCTATAATACTagtaaggaacattgggcagtagtgaaatagatattaagatatctaagaggtacttttcagttgtgtttatgttttggtagtgaAAAACCTAtgctagaagggtacacagatgccgaCATGGCAGGTGACATTGATTTTAAGAAGTCCACTTCAAGATTCTTGATGATATTTgcagggggagcagtctcttgaCAATCTAAGCATAATACATAGTAATTACTgtagcctgtaaggaaactttgttaatgaaaaagtttttatatgaattgggcttgaaataggaaggatatattgttaattatgatagtcagagtgtcattTACATCTTCAAAAAATCaatatatcattctagatccaagaaTATTGAAGTAAGTTATTAcaagattcgtgatgtgcttgagattaaagaattacagttggaaaaagtgcataccaatgagaatgtacCATAtatgttaataaaatttttaccTAAAAAAAAGCTTGGAGTATATAGGTAAAGAGTGAGCTTAgtatagcccaccatatgagctggaggaggAGAATTATTGGGTCTAGCCCATATGTGGGTTTGGACTTTGACAATTGGACGTTTGAGACAAATTCAgcaattaaaaggaaaaaaaaaggaaaaaatagatGTGCGCAGTTGAGGGCAGCGAAGGGATTGCCAAACTTTGTCAATTTTGGCCCAAATTATATGTAGAGAATCATTGCAGTAAGCTCTACATTTTTTACGGTGCCGATCTATAGTTTATCCTCTCTGAGGTATACCAATTTGGTGAACCTAAACTTTTTCTTCGATAAGATCTATccatgtgatgatgatatgctattcttgagtcaaGATATATGGTcttaatgttattataatcctattgttattttagagaagacttattacaaatatattatcattactatttgatagtgaaagtttgaggtgaacTACGGTCTCGTGATTTTTTTCGCATTCGGTTTTCACGTAAAAATTTAGTCTTATTTTGTGATTGATTAttgttctattgtttatgttattctgtttaatatgtatttttatattaaGTTGTTATTTTGATGAGGTATCCATTTTGATATATAAAGAGGGAAAAAGAATATTTCACTGTAACTTTTCTTTTCCTAATAGGGCGCACCCCCATGATGTTGCCCGGTGGGTTGTAGTTACAGATGATGAAGATGGCGCCGCCGTCGCACTGCACCCGAGCACAGCCGATGGCCGTCGAGTCCTGCCACACCACCTGCGTGTAGTGGCCGCAGACCTGGCCGTCAGCGCACGAGTTGCTGTCGTAGTCGTAGTACTGCTTCTCACCGACCCAGCTGTTGACGGCGTCAGCTGCGGTGAAGTCGGCGCCGGAGCCCCAGAAGAGGTTCTCCCCGTAAGGCCCGCCAGAGTGCACGAGCTGGCAGTCGCCGATGCGCTGGTTAGCGTAGTTCTGCGCGTACGCGGCGACTTTGTCGTCCCACGACACGGGGCCAACGCCGACGGCCGCCCGGGCCGAGTTGTGGGCGTCCACGAAGTCTTGAGGGGAGTTCTGCGCGAGGGTGGTGCAGGCCATGGCCAAGGCCATAGCACACACCAAAGCCGAAGCGTACTTTGCCGACCTCAttatctcttcctctctctcactCTAGATGGGATAAACGTTTTGTGGCAAGGATAGCGTTGGGGTTGTGGTCTTTATTGACGATGAACGGTGCAGAAATCAACATCTATGTGGACAAAAGCTTTGAGTAGAATCGTCAAAGTGGATCGCCAGTTTTTTCTACAGCTGATTTGTCGATTGTAGGAAGGGAGCTGTACATGGTATGTATGCGTTGATTGATCTAGAGGATAGACGAAGAACAGTATTGATCTTATCAACGTAAGTCTATGCAAACCATTTTTTAGGTTTTGGAGGCGACATCTACATCCCTAACCAACAAGATGTTACAGCTTGACTTGTCAAAAATGCACAGTGATGGAAGGAGGACGTGAAGCGATTGAATGAAAGAAAGTGAGTTCTCTAGGATTTCTAAATAGaatgaaagaaaatatatcaattaTTCGAGATTTATATAAGGGGGTATATATAGAGATTATGCCCGAGTGAGAGTTGTTAAATCATGTTAAATATTTGTTTAATTTTATATCGATCTCTACAATTTCTAATAATCCGAGAAGTCCTCTCTCCCTTTCCAACACTTGGATATACCTGCTTTTAAGGCAGTAGTGTCTTGTATTTACCCGATGACTCTCATGTCTGCCCTTAAAACTCTTTTACTTACTGACATTAACGTGCTTCAAGAATCCATTGTGAAGGTAGAATCACACGTGACAGACATGTACTTCTCTCCCAACATCTTTGGGTGTTTCTTCTTGTCTTGCGCGATCCATGGAGATAAACGCCGCGCATCGCAGTTGAGTCCTTCGTCTTGCGTGGAAATGCATATGTACCTAATCTAGCTTAATCTTTGGAAATGCATATGTACCTAATTTAGCTTAATCAAATCGGACAAGAAGTAATATGTGTGGCGAGTCCAAACTCCAAAACCTATGCTTGAGTCATGACTCGCCAACCCAAGTCAAGTCAAGTCAAGTCGTCGCAAGTGGCGAGATCCATCCAGAACGCCGCCCCGTTGTGTCCATCACCAGTCAATACCAATTCAGACACGATTCACATCGACTCTTGCGTGCGTCGCCCGGAACGGAAATATCTCGGACGAGTTCACAAGCAGAGCCCAAGTCGCGAACTGAGTCGTAGCTTCGGTCTACCACCCAAGTCATCCTCACCGGTCAATGCCCGCTTCCCT
Protein-coding sequences here:
- the LOC103975648 gene encoding pathogenesis-related protein 1-like, whose product is MRSANYASALVCAMALAMACTILAQNSPQDFVDAHNSARADVGVGPVSWDDNVAAYAQNYANERIGDCQLVHSGGPYGENIFWGSGADFTAADAVNSWVDEKQYYDYDSNSCADGQVCGHYTQVVWRDSTAIGCARVQCNSGAIFIICNYNPAGNIVGERPY
- the LOC135605011 gene encoding pathogenesis-related protein 1-like, whose protein sequence is MRSAKYASALVCAMALAMACTTLAQNSPQDFVDAHNSARAAVGVGPVSWDDKVAAYAQNYANQRIGDCQLVHSGGPYGENLFWGSGADFTAADAVNSWVGEKQYYDYDSNSCADGQVCGHYTQVVWQDSTAIGCARVQCDGGAIFIICNYNPPGNIMGVRPIRKRKVTVKYSFSLFIYQNGYLIKITT
- the LOC135605010 gene encoding pathogenesis-related protein 1C-like, translating into MRSSNYASALVCVMAIAMAYTTLAQNSPRDFVDAHNTARAAVGVGPVSWDDKVTAYAENYAKQRIGDCQLVHSHGPYGENLFWGSNTDYTGIDAVKSWVDEKQYYDHNSNSCADGQVSGHYTQVVWRDSKTIGCARAQCDNGGIFIICNYNPEGNIEGQSPY